In a single window of the Olivibacter sp. SDN3 genome:
- a CDS encoding sorbosone dehydrogenase family protein has protein sequence MKFKTFSLLVLPALLMVSACNGSTKDHNETAVDTLSDHISEYGPEIRLADPLATESAINTSKVIGWPEEKTPIAPVGYRVVKFADGFQHPRWVYVGPNGDIFIAESQTTGKSANRITLLRDTDGDGLADSKNTFLENLNRPFGMLALGDYFYVANTDGLWRYPYKAGEKAITAKGEKLLDLPAGGYNNHWTRNLIANADGTKIYVTVGSGSNAGENGMEHERRRANILEINPDGTGEKIYAAGLRNPVGVDWEPVTGKLWTAVNERDELGDQLVPDYITSIQENGFYGWPYAYWGKNPDPRLNGAREDLVAESIVPDFALGSHTASLGLAFNTSEKFQTGAYVGQHGSWNRSELVGYKVVFVPFEDGKPTGEYKDFLTGFIADEEKSEVYGRPVGVAFAKQGYMLVTDDSGHTVWAVLPN, from the coding sequence ATGAAGTTCAAGACGTTTTCTTTGTTAGTGTTGCCGGCCTTGCTCATGGTATCGGCTTGTAATGGATCTACAAAAGATCATAACGAGACCGCTGTAGATACGCTTTCCGATCATATAAGCGAGTATGGCCCGGAGATTCGTTTAGCAGACCCTCTAGCTACCGAGTCCGCCATTAATACTTCTAAAGTTATCGGATGGCCTGAAGAAAAAACGCCGATCGCGCCTGTAGGGTACCGCGTAGTGAAATTTGCAGACGGATTTCAGCACCCACGTTGGGTATATGTAGGCCCAAATGGCGACATCTTTATAGCGGAGTCGCAGACAACGGGTAAAAGTGCCAATAGAATAACACTCTTACGTGATACCGATGGTGATGGCCTTGCAGATAGCAAAAATACTTTTCTGGAGAATCTGAACAGGCCATTCGGTATGTTGGCGCTTGGAGACTATTTTTATGTGGCAAATACCGATGGATTATGGAGATACCCCTACAAAGCAGGAGAAAAAGCGATCACCGCAAAAGGAGAAAAGCTATTAGATCTGCCCGCGGGAGGGTACAATAACCATTGGACACGTAACTTAATAGCAAATGCCGACGGTACAAAAATCTATGTTACCGTAGGTTCGGGGAGTAATGCGGGTGAAAATGGGATGGAGCATGAAAGGCGACGGGCGAACATTTTAGAGATCAACCCAGACGGTACCGGAGAAAAGATATATGCTGCCGGCCTGAGAAATCCAGTAGGTGTTGATTGGGAGCCGGTAACAGGTAAATTATGGACAGCGGTAAATGAGCGGGATGAGCTGGGCGATCAATTGGTGCCAGACTATATTACCAGCATACAGGAAAATGGATTTTACGGCTGGCCATATGCCTATTGGGGCAAAAACCCCGATCCGCGATTAAACGGTGCACGTGAAGATTTGGTAGCAGAGTCGATCGTTCCGGATTTTGCGCTCGGATCACATACTGCTTCTCTTGGACTGGCGTTTAATACTTCTGAAAAATTTCAAACGGGAGCCTATGTTGGTCAGCACGGCTCCTGGAATCGGTCTGAACTTGTTGGGTACAAAGTGGTATTTGTGCCTTTTGAAGATGGGAAACCTACGGGAGAATATAAAGATTTTCTTACCGGTTTCATTGCCGATGAAGAAAAAAGCGAGGTATATGGAAGACCGGTAGGTGTTGCTTTTGCAAAACAAGGTTACATGTTGGTAACGGATGATTCCGGACATACCGTTTGGGCCGTGTTACCTAATTAA
- the secA gene encoding preprotein translocase subunit SecA: MLGFLSKIFGSKSDRDIKHIRPLVEKIKEEFSKLESLSNDELRAKTAEFKQRIADYLAEIDAEINELKSEAEQPEVEMAEKNALYDKVDKLTKDRDKKLEEVLMDILPEAFAVVKETARRFTENTTLEVTASDFDRELAATKSHIEIQGEKALWQNSWMAAGTMVTWNMIHYDVQLIGGVVLHEGKIAEMATGEGKTLVGTLPAYLNALSGQGVHIVTVNDYLARRDAEWNGPLFEFHGLRVDCIDKHQPNSAARRNAYAADIVFGTNNEFGFDYLRDNMSQSPEGLVQRKLHFAMVDEVDSVLIDDARTPLIISGPIPRGDEHEFYELKPRIERLVNAQKAFINTVLNEAKKGIKGGDTEVDGAGMALLRAHRGLPKNKALIKFLSEGSNRQVLMKTENYYLQEQSKNMPKVDAELFFVIDEKNNQVELTEKGIELITTSGEDPNFFVMPDVGSEIAEIEKLSLTAEEKAQKKDELMRDFSIKSERIHSVNQLLKAYTLFEKDVEYILDESKVKIVDEQTGRIMDGRRYSDGLHQAIEAKENVKVEDATQTYATITLQNYFRMYHKLAGMTGTAVTEAGELWQIYKLDVVEIPTNISIQRDDREDLVYRTAREKYNAVAEEIQKLTEAGRPVLVGTTSVEISELLSRMLKLRGIKHNVLNAKLHQREADIVAEAGQAGTVTIATNMAGRGTDIKLGPGVKDAGGLAIVGTERHESRRVDRQLRGRAGRQGDPGSSQFFVSLEDNLMRLFGSDRISNIMVRMGIEEGEVIQHSMITKSIERAQKKVEENNFGIRKRLLEYDDVMNSQRTVIYAKRKNALFGERLDVDLNNTIFDVVEDMVAEYKETGTYEDFQLEFIRIFSVDPALEADAFANENITSLTDQLFNHVIDFYHRKAEHIASQTLPVLKDVFATRGEQIENIVVPFTDGMRGLQVAANLKKAVESEGKEVFKSFEKGVVLSLIDEAWKEHLREMDDLKQSVQNAVYEQKDPIIIYKMEAFNLFKQMLAAMNKDVVSFLFKGGIPQQQPQEVREARPMPSQQPKVKVSKPELAAATSGGGNLPVEDTREVQKTQPIRNDNKIGRNDPCPCGSGKKYKNCHGIGQA, encoded by the coding sequence ATGTTAGGATTCTTAAGTAAAATTTTTGGCAGTAAATCTGACCGTGATATAAAACATATTCGTCCACTAGTTGAGAAAATCAAAGAAGAGTTTAGTAAACTGGAATCGCTGAGCAATGATGAACTGCGTGCAAAAACGGCGGAATTTAAGCAGCGTATTGCCGATTATTTGGCAGAAATTGATGCGGAAATCAACGAATTAAAATCGGAAGCTGAACAGCCAGAAGTAGAAATGGCAGAAAAAAATGCTTTGTATGACAAAGTTGATAAGCTTACCAAAGATCGTGATAAAAAGTTAGAGGAAGTGTTGATGGACATTCTTCCCGAAGCCTTTGCTGTAGTAAAAGAAACGGCTAGGCGTTTTACTGAAAATACCACACTGGAAGTTACGGCCAGTGATTTCGACCGGGAATTGGCTGCTACTAAATCTCATATAGAGATCCAAGGTGAAAAAGCTCTTTGGCAGAACAGTTGGATGGCTGCAGGAACAATGGTTACCTGGAATATGATACATTATGACGTGCAGCTGATCGGGGGTGTTGTACTGCATGAAGGTAAAATTGCCGAGATGGCTACCGGTGAAGGTAAAACTTTGGTAGGAACCTTGCCGGCATACCTAAATGCATTGTCGGGACAGGGGGTACATATTGTTACCGTAAACGATTATCTTGCCCGTCGTGATGCTGAGTGGAATGGACCCTTGTTTGAATTTCATGGATTACGGGTAGACTGTATCGATAAGCATCAACCAAACTCTGCCGCCAGAAGAAATGCTTATGCTGCAGATATTGTATTTGGCACCAATAATGAATTTGGCTTCGACTATTTGCGTGATAATATGTCGCAATCGCCTGAGGGATTAGTACAACGTAAGCTTCATTTTGCGATGGTGGATGAGGTTGACTCTGTATTAATTGATGATGCCCGTACACCGTTAATTATATCAGGACCTATACCTCGGGGAGATGAACATGAATTCTATGAGTTAAAGCCTCGGATTGAGCGTTTGGTGAATGCACAGAAAGCATTTATCAATACCGTGCTTAACGAAGCAAAAAAAGGCATTAAAGGAGGAGATACAGAAGTAGATGGGGCCGGGATGGCTTTGTTACGCGCACATCGTGGTTTGCCAAAAAATAAAGCCCTGATTAAATTTCTGAGTGAAGGTAGCAACCGTCAGGTGCTCATGAAAACGGAGAACTATTATCTCCAGGAACAAAGCAAGAATATGCCGAAGGTGGATGCCGAGCTTTTCTTCGTCATTGATGAGAAAAACAACCAGGTAGAACTTACGGAAAAAGGAATTGAATTGATCACGACGTCTGGCGAAGATCCTAATTTCTTTGTCATGCCGGATGTTGGGTCGGAAATAGCTGAAATAGAAAAATTATCCCTTACCGCTGAGGAGAAAGCGCAGAAGAAAGATGAATTGATGCGTGATTTTTCTATTAAATCGGAACGTATACATTCAGTTAATCAACTGTTGAAGGCTTATACCTTATTTGAGAAAGATGTAGAGTATATATTGGATGAAAGTAAGGTTAAGATTGTAGATGAACAGACTGGTCGTATTATGGATGGCCGTCGTTATTCAGATGGTTTGCACCAGGCAATTGAGGCGAAAGAGAATGTGAAAGTAGAAGATGCTACACAGACTTATGCTACGATTACCTTACAGAACTACTTCAGAATGTATCATAAGCTGGCCGGAATGACGGGTACAGCCGTTACGGAAGCGGGCGAGCTGTGGCAGATCTATAAACTGGATGTGGTGGAGATACCGACCAATATATCCATCCAACGAGACGACCGTGAGGACTTGGTATATCGTACCGCCCGGGAAAAATATAATGCGGTGGCAGAAGAAATCCAAAAATTAACTGAAGCGGGGCGCCCCGTACTGGTGGGTACCACGTCGGTTGAGATTTCGGAGCTTTTAAGTCGTATGCTGAAGTTACGCGGAATAAAGCACAATGTGCTGAATGCAAAACTCCATCAACGGGAAGCCGATATCGTAGCTGAAGCTGGTCAGGCTGGTACAGTAACCATTGCTACGAATATGGCCGGTAGGGGTACGGATATTAAGCTTGGGCCTGGTGTTAAAGATGCTGGAGGACTAGCTATCGTAGGTACCGAGCGGCATGAATCCCGCCGTGTTGACCGCCAGCTGCGCGGTCGTGCAGGTAGACAGGGAGATCCTGGCTCCTCACAGTTTTTTGTGTCCCTGGAAGATAACCTGATGCGTTTGTTCGGTTCGGATAGGATCTCCAACATCATGGTACGAATGGGTATCGAAGAAGGCGAGGTAATCCAACATTCAATGATTACCAAGTCTATTGAGCGAGCACAGAAAAAGGTAGAAGAAAACAACTTTGGTATTCGGAAGCGTCTGTTGGAGTATGATGATGTGATGAATTCACAGCGGACAGTTATCTATGCGAAACGGAAAAATGCCCTGTTCGGTGAACGCCTGGATGTCGATTTGAACAACACCATTTTTGACGTCGTGGAAGATATGGTGGCAGAATATAAGGAAACGGGAACCTATGAAGATTTCCAATTAGAGTTTATCCGGATATTTTCTGTTGATCCGGCCTTGGAGGCAGATGCCTTTGCCAATGAAAACATTACTTCGTTGACAGATCAGCTGTTTAACCACGTCATTGACTTTTACCACCGTAAAGCGGAACATATCGCCTCACAAACGTTGCCCGTACTGAAGGATGTGTTCGCTACCAGAGGCGAGCAGATAGAAAATATCGTCGTGCCGTTTACAGACGGTATGCGTGGTTTGCAAGTAGCTGCTAACCTAAAGAAAGCGGTAGAGAGTGAGGGTAAAGAGGTGTTTAAATCTTTTGAAAAGGGTGTAGTTCTTTCGTTGATTGATGAGGCGTGGAAAGAACATTTGCGTGAAATGGACGACCTGAAGCAGTCGGTACAGAATGCGGTTTATGAACAGAAAGATCCGATCATCATTTATAAAATGGAGGCCTTCAACCTGTTCAAACAGATGTTGGCAGCGATGAACAAAGATGTAGTTTCGTTCTTGTTCAAGGGGGGAATACCGCAGCAGCAACCACAAGAGGTGCGAGAGGCAAGGCCTATGCCGAGCCAGCAACCAAAAGTGAAGGTATCCAAGCCTGAATTGGCAGCTGCAACATCAGGAGGGGGTAATTTACCGGTAGAAGATACGAGAGAAGTGCAAAAAACGCAGCCCATCCGTAATGATAATAAGATAGGAAGAAATGATCCTTGTCCTTGTGGCAGTGGGAAAAAATATAAGAATTGCCACGGAATAGGACAGGCTTAA
- a CDS encoding SPOR domain-containing protein, with the protein MNKYFLLTCFFCLSLLAVSAQDKKGILEEHKSTLIERLQQERTVFGNAETATGEGEGTRPGVPVKTGQKVTANGYRVQIYSGTNRSDAYAAQAKFKHIYKDLNTYLGYEQPNYRVKVGDFTNRSHAQALMNQLKKSFNSVFIFTETVNLEY; encoded by the coding sequence ATGAATAAGTATTTTCTGTTGACATGCTTTTTCTGCCTGTCGCTGTTAGCGGTTTCTGCACAGGATAAGAAAGGCATACTTGAAGAGCACAAAAGCACACTGATTGAACGTTTGCAGCAAGAACGTACGGTGTTTGGAAATGCAGAAACAGCAACGGGAGAAGGAGAGGGAACAAGACCTGGAGTGCCAGTCAAGACTGGTCAAAAAGTAACGGCAAATGGTTACCGTGTACAGATTTATTCAGGAACTAACCGCTCGGACGCCTATGCGGCGCAAGCAAAGTTTAAGCATATTTATAAGGATTTAAATACGTATCTCGGATACGAACAGCCAAACTATCGCGTAAAGGTGGGTGATTTTACCAATAGAAGTCATGCACAAGCCTTGATGAATCAACTGAAGAAGAGCTTCAATTCCGTTTTTATATTTACCGAGACCGTTAATTTAGAATACTGA
- the pgi gene encoding glucose-6-phosphate isomerase produces MLPSVNFTETDAYNYLSNHYINIAPKHLRDLFASDAKRFEKFSILFEDMLFDYSKNRIDEQTIALLVQLARECKLQEAIEAMFNGQSINETENRAVLHTALRNIGNQPVNVDGQDVMPAVNAVLDHMESFSSSVISGNWKGYSRETITDVVNIGIGGSDLGPVMVTEALKAYKNHLNLHFVSNVDGTHIAEVLRQVNAETTLFLIASKTFTTQETMANAHSARDWFLTQGGSEKDIAKHFVALSTNTRAVQDFGIDTQNMFEFWDWVGGRYSLWSAIGLSIALGIGFDNFKELLVGAHAADNHFRNTPFEENIPVLMGMLGVWYNNFFDAESHAILPYDQYMHRFAAYFQQGDMESNGKYVDRKGKPVEYQTGPIIWGEPGTNGQHAFYQLIHQGTKMIPCDFIAPAQTHNPIGAHHQLLLSNFFAQTEALMNGKMEDEVVLELEATDKSVEDIQALTPFKVFEGNRPSNSFLIKKITPRSLGTLIAFYEHKIFTQGVIWNIFSFDQWGVELGKQLAGKILPELKTDKEVVSHDSSTNGLINQYKSWR; encoded by the coding sequence ATGTTACCAAGTGTGAATTTTACAGAAACAGATGCTTATAACTATTTAAGCAACCACTATATTAATATAGCACCTAAGCATTTACGTGATTTATTTGCGTCTGATGCTAAGCGTTTTGAGAAGTTTTCGATACTTTTTGAGGATATGTTATTCGACTATTCGAAGAATCGGATCGATGAGCAGACCATAGCCTTATTGGTGCAGTTAGCTAGGGAATGCAAGCTTCAGGAAGCTATTGAAGCTATGTTTAACGGGCAGTCAATCAATGAAACAGAGAACCGTGCTGTTTTGCATACCGCATTGCGAAACATAGGTAATCAACCGGTAAACGTGGACGGACAAGATGTGATGCCCGCAGTGAATGCCGTGCTCGACCATATGGAGTCGTTTAGCTCCTCCGTAATTTCCGGGAATTGGAAAGGCTATAGCAGGGAAACAATTACTGATGTCGTGAATATTGGAATTGGTGGGTCTGACCTTGGACCGGTAATGGTAACAGAAGCTCTGAAAGCGTATAAAAATCATTTGAACTTACACTTTGTGTCCAATGTTGATGGTACGCATATTGCCGAAGTATTACGCCAGGTGAACGCCGAGACAACCCTGTTCCTGATCGCTTCCAAAACATTTACAACACAGGAAACCATGGCTAACGCGCATAGCGCGCGCGACTGGTTTTTAACACAGGGCGGCAGTGAAAAAGATATTGCCAAACATTTTGTTGCGCTCAGTACAAATACACGAGCCGTGCAGGATTTTGGTATTGATACGCAAAATATGTTTGAGTTCTGGGATTGGGTAGGTGGCCGTTATTCTTTATGGAGCGCCATCGGTCTTTCCATCGCCCTAGGTATAGGCTTTGACAACTTTAAGGAGCTACTGGTAGGAGCACATGCTGCTGATAATCATTTTAGAAATACACCCTTTGAAGAAAACATACCCGTACTCATGGGGATGTTGGGGGTATGGTACAATAACTTTTTTGATGCCGAGAGTCATGCTATTCTTCCTTATGATCAGTATATGCATCGTTTTGCCGCCTATTTCCAGCAGGGAGATATGGAAAGTAACGGAAAGTATGTTGATCGCAAAGGAAAACCAGTGGAATATCAAACGGGGCCTATCATTTGGGGTGAACCGGGAACCAATGGGCAGCATGCTTTTTATCAGTTGATTCACCAGGGAACGAAAATGATTCCTTGCGATTTTATCGCTCCCGCTCAAACACACAACCCTATTGGTGCGCATCATCAGCTGCTGTTATCCAATTTCTTTGCGCAGACAGAGGCTTTAATGAACGGAAAGATGGAAGATGAAGTTGTGCTGGAGCTGGAGGCTACTGATAAATCTGTTGAGGATATTCAAGCGCTTACGCCTTTTAAGGTTTTTGAAGGTAACCGTCCGAGCAACTCCTTTCTTATAAAGAAAATAACCCCAAGAAGTTTAGGAACCCTGATCGCGTTTTATGAACATAAGATCTTCACGCAGGGTGTAATTTGGAACATTTTTAGTTTCGATCAGTGGGGGGTAGAGTTGGGCAAACAGCTTGCTGGGAAAATACTGCCCGAATTGAAAACCGATAAAGAGGTTGTTTCTCATGATTCTTCTACCAATGGGTTGATCAATCAGTATAAGTCATGGCGTTAA
- a CDS encoding mechanosensitive ion channel family protein, producing MENLETGLEKSSSLISRFSYDKLVEWGIDKDIAAYVNVFVLLAVLVFLVYVLQYIVRRGLKMVFRKIASTTRLKFFDYLLKNRFPHFLALIAPFSLVKNAVPIVFDDFQHLIKPADVLLEIYMVFMIISIIMAIIRSGADVLRERPAFHAKPMESYLSVIRMIFYLFGAVAIFSTITGKSPAAFFAAMGAASAILLLMFKDTIMGFVASIQVTTNDMVRIGDWITMPKYGADGDVEEINLTTVKVRNFDKTITTIPTYTLIADSFQNWRGMHESGGRRIKRSIIIKQSSIHFIKDDELPRFQKIQGIRDYIDERAAEIKKHNETIDADRSLALNGRNFTNFGLYRKYVDWYLRNHPGINQGMLLMVRQLAPTENGMPLEIYGFTNTTKWIEYEPIMADIFDHLIAAVPYFDLNVFELESGSDVFGIKFANELEVKSGNR from the coding sequence ATGGAAAATTTAGAAACAGGATTAGAAAAATCCTCCAGCCTGATCAGTCGCTTTAGCTACGATAAACTGGTAGAATGGGGGATTGATAAGGATATAGCAGCGTATGTAAATGTTTTTGTTCTGCTGGCAGTACTGGTGTTTTTAGTGTACGTGTTGCAGTATATTGTGCGAAGAGGTTTAAAAATGGTGTTTCGTAAGATAGCATCAACTACCCGCTTAAAATTTTTCGATTACCTGCTTAAAAATCGCTTTCCTCACTTTTTAGCGCTTATTGCGCCATTTAGCTTGGTCAAAAATGCCGTTCCGATTGTTTTTGATGACTTTCAGCATTTGATCAAGCCCGCGGATGTCCTGTTGGAAATCTATATGGTCTTTATGATCATATCCATTATTATGGCCATCATTCGGTCCGGTGCTGATGTCTTAAGAGAAAGACCTGCGTTCCACGCAAAACCCATGGAAAGCTACCTGTCGGTCATCCGTATGATATTTTACCTCTTCGGTGCCGTAGCCATCTTTTCTACAATAACGGGAAAATCACCAGCCGCTTTTTTCGCTGCCATGGGGGCGGCATCGGCTATTCTCTTACTGATGTTCAAAGATACTATTATGGGCTTCGTGGCCAGCATACAGGTAACCACCAATGATATGGTACGTATTGGCGACTGGATTACGATGCCTAAATATGGTGCCGATGGTGATGTGGAGGAGATTAACCTGACGACAGTGAAAGTTAGGAACTTTGATAAAACCATTACCACGATTCCTACCTATACCTTAATAGCTGATTCCTTTCAGAATTGGAGAGGGATGCACGAATCCGGTGGCAGAAGAATCAAACGTTCGATTATTATTAAGCAGTCTAGCATACACTTTATAAAAGATGATGAATTGCCGAGGTTCCAAAAAATTCAAGGCATTAGAGATTATATTGATGAACGCGCAGCAGAGATCAAAAAGCATAATGAAACTATTGATGCAGATAGAAGTCTCGCTTTGAATGGGCGTAATTTTACTAATTTTGGGCTTTATCGTAAATATGTCGACTGGTACTTGCGGAATCATCCCGGAATCAATCAAGGAATGCTATTAATGGTCAGGCAGCTCGCTCCAACTGAGAATGGTATGCCCTTGGAAATATACGGTTTCACCAATACTACAAAATGGATAGAGTATGAACCGATTATGGCCGATATTTTTGATCATTTAATAGCTGCAGTGCCCTATTTTGACCTCAATGTATTCGAGTTAGAGTCGGGCTCGGATGTGTTCGGTATTAAGTTTGCCAATGAGCTGGAGGTAAAAAGCGGAAACCGGTAA
- a CDS encoding tol-pal system YbgF family protein, which produces MTDVNYENIERYLSGDMTEKERSSFEDELDGNEELAQELRFYMYVNKSVAECLRQSCVPGPKKQVSRFPSLKNIRANRQIKWGILALTTLLFGGVLLWSPWTNDGLVEANQVKMSAVDNDGLLIENKYPDIIELFNDGKYTEALPLLNNALTEVPDDLYIRYYRGVTYLNLAYLGSARRDLLKVYSESTSQMYEAAYYIALSYTLEEDDYAESALNWLEKIPKEAAIYPKAAELMKKL; this is translated from the coding sequence ATGACTGACGTTAATTACGAAAATATTGAACGTTATCTTTCTGGTGATATGACAGAAAAAGAGCGTAGTAGCTTTGAAGATGAGCTGGACGGAAATGAAGAGCTCGCTCAGGAACTTCGATTCTATATGTACGTCAATAAAAGTGTTGCTGAATGCCTGCGTCAGTCATGTGTGCCTGGCCCGAAAAAACAGGTGAGCAGATTTCCATCCTTAAAGAATATCCGAGCAAACCGTCAAATAAAATGGGGGATATTAGCTTTAACAACTCTGCTATTTGGGGGTGTACTATTATGGTCGCCATGGACAAACGACGGATTAGTGGAAGCTAACCAAGTGAAGATGAGCGCCGTTGACAATGATGGTTTATTAATAGAAAATAAATACCCGGACATTATCGAGCTTTTTAACGACGGCAAATATACCGAGGCACTCCCATTACTGAATAACGCACTTACTGAAGTGCCCGACGATCTTTATATACGTTATTACCGGGGTGTTACTTATCTAAACTTAGCATATCTGGGTTCTGCGCGCCGCGATTTATTGAAGGTTTACTCAGAAAGCACTTCGCAAATGTATGAAGCCGCTTACTATATTGCGCTGAGTTACACCTTAGAAGAAGACGATTACGCTGAAAGTGCTCTTAATTGGCTCGAAAAAATCCCAAAAGAGGCTGCCATTTATCCGAAAGCGGCTGAGCTAATGAAAAAATTATAG
- a CDS encoding M20 family metallopeptidase: MLKDTVYKLAQSVFSEVVALRRHIHANPELSFEEYNTSAYIKSKLDELGVEWQEKANTGVVALINGDRPSDAVVALRADIDALPIQEVDGRDYGSKNAGVMHACGHDVHTSSLLGTAKILTSLKADFAGTVKLIFQPGEEKLPGGASLMIKEGVLENPKPGAIIGQHVMPLIDAGKVGFRSGKYMASADELYVTVKGKGGHGAQPQQNIDPIVITAHIITALQQVVSRIADPKMPTVLSFGKIVAEGATNVIPNEVKLEGTFRTFDEQWREEAHQRMKKMAEGIAESMGGSCDFEIVRGYPFLVNNELLTQEIRAYAEEYLGKENVLDLDLWLAGEDFAFYSQITDACFYRLGTRNTSKGITASVHTPNFDIDEQALALSTGLMAYVTLKRLGN, from the coding sequence ATGTTGAAAGATACCGTTTATAAACTTGCCCAGTCTGTTTTTTCGGAAGTTGTAGCCCTAAGAAGACATATTCATGCAAACCCAGAACTCTCCTTTGAAGAATATAATACATCGGCTTACATTAAGTCGAAATTGGATGAACTGGGTGTTGAATGGCAGGAAAAGGCGAATACAGGCGTTGTTGCCCTGATAAATGGAGATCGACCCAGTGATGCCGTTGTTGCACTTCGGGCGGATATTGATGCATTGCCCATACAGGAGGTAGATGGGCGGGATTACGGTTCAAAAAACGCAGGGGTAATGCACGCCTGTGGCCATGATGTTCATACCTCTTCTTTATTGGGTACCGCAAAAATACTGACTAGTCTGAAAGCGGATTTTGCCGGCACGGTGAAATTGATTTTTCAACCCGGAGAAGAGAAGCTACCCGGTGGGGCAAGCCTAATGATTAAGGAAGGTGTCTTGGAAAACCCAAAACCAGGTGCCATCATTGGGCAGCATGTGATGCCACTGATCGATGCCGGAAAAGTGGGGTTCAGGTCTGGAAAATATATGGCTTCGGCAGATGAACTCTATGTGACCGTGAAGGGCAAAGGCGGTCATGGTGCGCAACCACAGCAAAACATCGATCCTATTGTTATTACTGCTCACATTATTACCGCTTTACAACAAGTGGTTAGCCGGATAGCCGATCCTAAAATGCCTACCGTTTTATCTTTTGGAAAAATTGTTGCTGAAGGTGCCACCAACGTCATTCCCAATGAGGTGAAGCTAGAAGGAACGTTTAGAACCTTTGATGAGCAATGGCGAGAGGAAGCGCATCAACGGATGAAGAAAATGGCCGAAGGTATCGCTGAAAGTATGGGGGGCTCATGTGATTTTGAAATCGTCCGCGGATACCCTTTTCTGGTGAACAATGAGCTGCTAACCCAGGAAATAAGAGCTTATGCGGAGGAGTATCTCGGAAAAGAAAATGTACTTGATTTAGATCTATGGTTGGCCGGAGAGGATTTCGCATTTTATTCGCAAATTACCGATGCATGCTTTTACCGATTAGGTACCCGTAATACCTCAAAAGGAATTACCGCCTCTGTGCATACCCCTAATTTCGATATCGATGAGCAGGCGTTGGCGCTAAGCACGGGCTTAATGGCATATGTTACCCTTAAACGTTTAGGAAACTAA